A portion of the Leptospira barantonii genome contains these proteins:
- a CDS encoding UDP-N-acetylglucosamine--N-acetylmuramyl-(pentapeptide) pyrophosphoryl-undecaprenol N-acetylglucosamine transferase, with the protein MRSIVIAAGGTGGHISPGVALAEVLTEMKEKIGFENLYLYSLVRNRNNPDLEQAPCPVLWHNLPPLSSNILLFPFRYTYQILKTFLLFKRLNVDVVIGMGGYSTVSSILYGIVFRKKVYLCEQNTVPGNVNRLFFRFTNKAAFSFPPKNSAIPCDYQVLGNPLRKKTIPKMSLKFSEKYDTKKKKQFNVLVMGGSQGARQINNIVVALMGHEEINTQFRFRVLTGSALYEEVSQKTKKDAELISYSDNMKEHYEWANFVIARSGSGVLSECAAFALPMILIPYPYAKDDHQMANAKYFEMNGAAVVIDQKDEDESHLFRILDQMANNVNLLNDMSISSLQCSHVEASKDTAKYFFSLD; encoded by the coding sequence ATGAGATCGATCGTAATCGCGGCCGGCGGGACCGGCGGACATATTTCACCGGGTGTCGCCTTGGCGGAAGTATTGACCGAAATGAAGGAAAAAATCGGATTCGAAAATTTATATCTATATTCTCTCGTAAGAAATCGGAACAACCCGGATCTGGAACAGGCTCCTTGTCCGGTTCTATGGCACAACCTTCCTCCGCTTTCGAGCAACATTCTGCTGTTTCCTTTTCGCTATACGTATCAAATACTCAAGACTTTTCTTTTATTCAAAAGATTGAATGTGGATGTCGTCATCGGAATGGGCGGTTATTCCACCGTGTCTTCCATTCTTTACGGAATCGTTTTCAGAAAGAAGGTTTATCTCTGCGAACAGAACACGGTTCCCGGAAACGTAAACCGTTTGTTTTTCCGTTTTACAAACAAGGCCGCTTTCAGTTTTCCACCGAAGAATTCGGCGATCCCGTGCGATTATCAAGTTCTTGGAAACCCTCTTCGTAAAAAGACGATTCCGAAGATGTCCTTAAAGTTTTCCGAAAAATACGACACAAAAAAGAAAAAACAATTCAACGTTCTTGTGATGGGCGGAAGCCAAGGCGCGAGACAAATCAACAACATCGTGGTCGCGTTGATGGGTCACGAAGAGATCAATACCCAGTTTAGATTCCGGGTCCTCACCGGTTCCGCTTTGTATGAAGAGGTTTCTCAAAAAACCAAAAAAGACGCCGAGCTCATTTCTTATTCGGACAATATGAAAGAACACTACGAATGGGCCAACTTCGTGATCGCACGTTCCGGTTCGGGAGTTCTTTCCGAATGCGCCGCATTCGCTTTGCCGATGATTCTGATCCCTTATCCGTATGCGAAGGACGATCATCAGATGGCCAACGCGAAATACTTCGAAATGAACGGAGCCGCGGTCGTAATCGATCAAAAGGACGAGGACGAATCCCATCTTTTTAGGATTTTGGATCAAATGGCGAATAACGTGAATTTGTTAAACGACATGTCCATCAGTTCGCTTCAGTGTTCCCACGTGGAAGCGTCCAAAGACACCGCGAAATATTTTTTCTCCCTCGATTGA
- the murC gene encoding UDP-N-acetylmuramate--L-alanine ligase codes for MNPDWKNYQRPFFLGIGGSGMSSLAFLLLSKGLKVGGYDGKHSSVVEKLVNDGAVVLHKSDILEVENYDLAIYSSAIRLDSHPLVKKFREKGIPLVHRSELLHQVMSEKKQISVAGSHGKTTTTAMTVFLLERCGMSPSVMVGGEVAFLNGKGGFWGKGEWGVFESDESDGTFNNHNAEIRVLTNVDEDHLDYYQTRENLLSAFARYMDRTTRRLILNLDDIGIVDSLNLIQDRSKILGFAKEETSNSNKIVSTLEDSRVAKYTIRDGVLYFRFQKKEYSFSLKYPGEHYLKNALAAILAGHEAGADIAELVSKIPDYSGVSRRLEYMGSKNGIEVYDDYGHHPTEIKAVIQSMEGLKKDGRAIILFQPHRYTRTQNLYKEFAESLDTGETVYLLPIYSAGEDPIDGVKTELIGNSMKIPAKILPKEIEEGVAVLKSFLKPGDKFVTLGAGNVRDWGLAFLKD; via the coding sequence ATGAACCCCGACTGGAAAAATTATCAAAGACCGTTCTTTCTCGGAATCGGCGGTTCCGGAATGTCCTCTCTTGCGTTTTTACTTTTGAGCAAAGGATTGAAAGTCGGGGGCTACGACGGAAAACATTCTTCCGTTGTGGAAAAACTCGTCAACGACGGCGCTGTCGTATTACATAAATCTGATATTCTAGAAGTCGAAAATTACGACCTCGCGATCTATTCTTCCGCGATTCGATTGGATTCTCATCCGTTGGTAAAGAAGTTTAGAGAGAAAGGAATTCCTTTGGTGCACAGATCCGAATTGTTGCATCAAGTCATGTCCGAAAAAAAACAAATCTCCGTGGCGGGTTCTCACGGAAAAACGACCACAACCGCGATGACCGTGTTTCTTTTGGAACGATGTGGAATGTCTCCGTCCGTGATGGTGGGCGGAGAGGTTGCGTTTTTAAATGGAAAGGGCGGTTTTTGGGGTAAGGGAGAATGGGGGGTGTTCGAATCGGACGAGTCCGACGGAACATTCAACAATCATAATGCTGAAATCCGAGTTCTAACGAACGTAGACGAGGATCACCTCGACTATTATCAGACAAGGGAGAATTTGTTAAGCGCATTCGCCCGTTATATGGATCGTACGACTCGTAGATTGATCCTCAATCTGGACGATATCGGAATCGTGGATTCCTTGAATTTGATTCAGGATCGTTCCAAAATTTTGGGGTTTGCAAAAGAGGAAACTTCGAACTCGAACAAAATCGTATCGACCCTTGAGGATTCTCGCGTGGCGAAATATACGATCCGAGACGGGGTTTTGTATTTTCGCTTTCAGAAAAAAGAATATTCGTTTTCTCTAAAATATCCCGGTGAGCATTATTTGAAAAACGCTCTCGCCGCAATCCTGGCCGGTCACGAGGCAGGAGCCGACATCGCCGAACTTGTATCGAAGATCCCAGACTATTCCGGAGTAAGCAGAAGACTCGAATATATGGGAAGTAAAAACGGAATCGAAGTCTACGACGATTACGGACATCATCCCACCGAAATCAAAGCGGTGATCCAATCCATGGAAGGATTGAAAAAGGACGGAAGGGCTATCATTCTATTTCAACCGCACCGATATACACGCACTCAAAATCTTTATAAGGAATTTGCGGAAAGCCTCGATACGGGAGAAACGGTTTATCTTTTACCGATTTATTCCGCGGGAGAGGACCCGATCGACGGGGTCAAAACCGAACTCATCGGAAATTCGATGAAAATCCCCGCGAAAATTCTTCCCAAAGAAATCGAAGAAGGGGTCGCCGTTTTGAAAAGTTTTCTAAAACCGGGAGATAAGTTCGTAACTCTCGGCGCCGGAAACGTTCGGGATTGGGGACTTGCTTTTTTAAAAGATTAG
- a CDS encoding thioredoxin family protein: protein MKNLRFAISAFLLILFVSPVSAEIRWEKSVKTAFEKAKTDGKPIFIDVYADWCGYCKTLKNEIYPKKEVQLELSKFVALSLDGDTFPNLKRKYGIKGYPSILFLDQNGSLIDKITGMPDTKMILKLLRGAYARRNLEKEYLEALSKDPNGIKANFQVGVYYFEAREYPKAIQFFQKAIDSNDTKNADKKHDALFNLGISYLETGSFKSAVSTFNTYVAKYPNGDLSSVLFFRANAYEELNQKEEAKADYKKVLELTTDPEEKKDLQIRIESLN from the coding sequence ATGAAGAACTTACGTTTTGCTATTTCCGCATTTTTACTGATCCTTTTCGTTTCCCCCGTCTCCGCCGAAATCCGATGGGAAAAATCGGTTAAGACCGCGTTTGAAAAAGCGAAGACCGACGGCAAACCGATCTTTATAGACGTTTACGCGGATTGGTGCGGTTACTGCAAAACTCTGAAGAATGAAATCTATCCGAAAAAGGAAGTGCAACTCGAACTCTCCAAGTTTGTCGCTCTTTCTTTGGATGGCGATACGTTTCCGAACTTAAAACGCAAATACGGAATCAAGGGTTATCCTTCGATTCTTTTTCTGGATCAGAACGGAAGTCTCATCGACAAGATCACCGGAATGCCGGATACGAAGATGATTCTCAAGTTACTTCGAGGAGCATACGCGCGGAGAAACTTGGAAAAGGAATATCTCGAAGCTCTATCCAAGGACCCGAACGGAATCAAAGCCAACTTTCAAGTCGGAGTGTATTACTTCGAAGCGCGAGAATATCCGAAGGCGATCCAATTTTTTCAAAAGGCAATCGACTCAAACGATACGAAAAACGCGGATAAAAAACACGACGCACTATTCAATTTAGGAATTTCTTATCTGGAAACGGGAAGTTTCAAATCTGCGGTCTCTACGTTCAATACCTACGTTGCAAAATATCCGAACGGGGATTTGTCTTCGGTCTTATTCTTCCGTGCGAACGCTTATGAAGAATTGAACCAAAAGGAAGAAGCGAAGGCCGACTACAAAAAGGTTTTGGAGCTGACGACCGATCCGGAAGAAAAAAAGGATCTTCAGATCCGAATCGAATCTTTAAATTAG